The following nucleotide sequence is from Natronosalvus caseinilyticus.
TCCTCGTCGCTGAGGATCTGCTGCATGTCCATCTGGATCTCGCCCTCCTTGATGATGGCCGCACAGTTTGCACAGGCGCCGGCACGGCACGAGAAGGGCCAGTCGTAGCCCTGGGCCTCGGCGGACTCGAGGATGTACTCGCCCTCGTTGACCTCGAGGGTACCGTAGTCCTCGGCGTCGAAATCGGCGTCGGCGGCTTTTTCGAAGACGTCGTCGTCGTCGACACTCCATCCCTGGTCGTCCAGTACTTCGTAGTTGAGGTATTCTACCGTGGGCATCAGGTGGCGCTTCGAGGCCCGTACTGGTATAGCTTGCTGTTCATTTGCAACGGTTTATCAGTCCGGACAGTCCAGATCCGAGAACGGTCGGGCTCAAAACCCGAACAGCGGGACGAATCGGAAGGTGAGAAACGCTGCGACCGTCGAGATGAGCGGAACGACGTTTTGCATCAGGATGACGCGAGCGGTCGTCGACGGGTCGAACAGGTCGGCCGCTTTCGGGATGTCCTCGGCACTCTCCTCGCCGATTTCGGGCGGTCGTTCGCCCTCTTCGTCAGCCGTGAGCGCGCCGATCGAGACGGCCGTTTCCTCACCGCGGGCGGCGTCAGATAGCGTCGTCGTCCGGGTCGCGCGTCCCCAGCCCAGCCCGACGATGCACATGGTCGCGACGA
It contains:
- the fer gene encoding ferredoxin Fer, with amino-acid sequence MPTVEYLNYEVLDDQGWSVDDDDVFEKAADADFDAEDYGTLEVNEGEYILESAEAQGYDWPFSCRAGACANCAAIIKEGEIQMDMQQILSDEEVEDKNVRLTCIGTAESEEVKIVYNAKHLDYLQNRVI